The Mycobacterium seoulense genome has a window encoding:
- a CDS encoding acyl-CoA dehydrogenase translates to MSTQKPPAFDRYDPLGLDASLSDDELAVRDTVRGFCAEHVLPHVAEWFEIGDLPVRQLAKQFGELGLLGMHLHGYGCGGASAVHYGLACTELEAADSGIRSMVSVQGSLAMFAIWNFGSEEHKQQWLPAMASGELLGCFGLTEPDVGSDPAAMKTRARRDGSDWVLDGRKLWITNGSVADVAVVWASTDEGIRGFIVPTNTPGFSANTIHHKLSLRASITSELVLDDVRLPADAMLPEAKGLRGPLSCLSEARYGIIWGSMGAARSAWQAALDYATQRTQFGRPIAGFQLTQAKLVDMAVELHKGQLLSLHLGRLKDSVGLRPEQVSFGKLNNTREAIKICRSARTILGGNGISLEYPVIRHMVNLESVLTYEGTPEMHQLVLGQAFTGSDAFR, encoded by the coding sequence ATGAGCACGCAAAAACCTCCCGCCTTCGACCGGTACGACCCCCTGGGCCTGGACGCGTCGCTGTCCGACGACGAGCTCGCGGTGCGCGACACCGTCAGAGGGTTCTGCGCCGAGCACGTCCTCCCGCACGTCGCGGAGTGGTTCGAGATCGGCGACCTGCCCGTCCGCCAACTGGCCAAGCAGTTCGGCGAACTGGGGCTGCTGGGCATGCACCTGCACGGCTACGGCTGCGGCGGCGCCTCGGCCGTCCACTACGGCCTGGCGTGCACGGAGCTGGAGGCGGCCGACTCCGGCATCCGTTCGATGGTCTCGGTGCAGGGCTCGCTGGCGATGTTCGCGATCTGGAATTTCGGGTCCGAGGAACACAAGCAGCAGTGGCTGCCCGCGATGGCGTCGGGTGAGTTGCTCGGGTGCTTCGGGCTGACCGAACCCGACGTGGGGTCCGATCCGGCCGCGATGAAAACCCGCGCGCGGCGCGACGGTTCGGACTGGGTGCTCGACGGCCGCAAATTGTGGATCACCAACGGCTCGGTCGCCGACGTCGCCGTCGTGTGGGCCTCCACCGACGAAGGCATTCGCGGTTTCATCGTCCCGACGAACACGCCGGGCTTCTCCGCCAACACCATTCACCACAAGCTGTCGCTGCGCGCCTCGATCACCAGCGAGCTGGTGCTCGACGACGTGCGGCTGCCCGCCGACGCGATGCTGCCCGAGGCGAAAGGCCTGCGGGGACCGCTATCGTGTTTGTCCGAAGCGCGCTACGGGATCATCTGGGGTTCGATGGGCGCGGCGCGGTCGGCCTGGCAGGCCGCCCTCGACTACGCCACGCAGCGCACCCAATTCGGGCGCCCGATCGCCGGGTTCCAGTTGACCCAGGCGAAGCTGGTCGACATGGCGGTCGAGCTGCACAAGGGTCAGCTGCTGTCGCTGCACCTCGGCCGACTCAAGGACAGCGTCGGGCTGCGTCCCGAGCAGGTGAGCTTCGGCAAGCTGAACAACACGCGGGAGGCCATCAAGATCTGCCGGTCCGCCCGAACCATATTGGGCGGCAACGGGATATCGCTGGAGTATCCGGTCATCCGGCACATGGTCAACCTGGAGTCGGTGCTCACCTACGAGGGCACGCCGGAGATGCACCAGCTCGTCCTCGGGCAGGCGTTCACCGGTAGCGACGCCTTCCGCTGA
- a CDS encoding DUF3054 domain-containing protein: MRRLVWLGLDVIGVVIFCAVGRRSHDEGLDVTGVATTAWPFLAGTVVGWLASRAWRRPTALVPTGVVVWLCTVVIGMVLRKASSAGVAASFVVVAASVTAVLLLGWRAVAGLALRRRSGV, from the coding sequence ATGCGACGGCTGGTGTGGCTCGGCCTCGACGTCATCGGTGTGGTGATCTTCTGCGCCGTCGGCCGCCGCAGCCACGACGAAGGGCTCGACGTCACCGGCGTCGCCACCACCGCCTGGCCGTTTCTCGCCGGAACCGTCGTCGGCTGGCTGGCGTCCCGCGCCTGGCGCCGCCCCACGGCGCTGGTTCCGACCGGGGTGGTCGTCTGGCTGTGCACCGTCGTCATCGGGATGGTGTTGCGCAAGGCCAGTTCCGCGGGTGTGGCGGCCAGTTTCGTGGTGGTGGCGGCGTCGGTCACCGCGGTGTTGTTGCTCGGCTGGCGAGCGGTCGCCGGGCTGGCCCTGCGGCGCCGGTCCGGCGTCTGA
- a CDS encoding SAM-dependent methyltransferase — protein sequence MAATAGVAVTSAFGAAARAVATNKGLLSDPFAEPLVRAAGVDHFVRVIDDDRFAADDTGGPRFLDICAAHARFVDEFLAEAGAAGLRQVVILAAGLDTRAYRLWWPPGTTVYEIDRPEVLDFKSEALRGLGAELTASRRAVGVDLHRDWPAALRRVGFDATAPTVWIAEQLLIGYLTPGLQDRVLQGVTAMSAAGSRFAADHMPIWTPLQLEAERSFVDGWRRHGLDVDLASLTHPGQYHYVPEYLSARGWATVQRSVADLLGAVGLPGLRRGGPGHTEFVPEYLTATRP from the coding sequence ATGGCGGCGACGGCGGGTGTGGCGGTGACCTCGGCGTTCGGCGCCGCCGCTCGGGCCGTCGCCACCAACAAGGGGCTGCTGAGCGACCCCTTCGCCGAACCGCTGGTGCGCGCCGCCGGGGTCGACCACTTCGTCCGCGTGATCGACGACGACCGGTTCGCCGCGGACGACACCGGCGGCCCGCGGTTCCTGGACATCTGCGCGGCGCACGCCCGGTTCGTCGACGAGTTCCTGGCCGAGGCCGGGGCGGCGGGCCTGCGGCAGGTGGTGATCCTGGCGGCCGGGCTGGACACCCGGGCGTACCGGCTGTGGTGGCCGCCGGGCACGACGGTGTACGAGATCGACCGGCCCGAGGTGCTCGACTTCAAGTCCGAAGCGCTGCGGGGCCTGGGCGCCGAACTGACCGCGAGCCGTCGCGCCGTCGGCGTCGACCTGCATCGAGACTGGCCGGCCGCCCTGCGGCGGGTCGGTTTCGACGCCACCGCGCCCACGGTGTGGATCGCCGAGCAGTTGCTGATCGGCTACCTGACGCCCGGCCTGCAGGACCGCGTGCTGCAGGGGGTCACAGCGATGAGCGCCGCGGGCAGCCGCTTCGCCGCCGACCACATGCCGATCTGGACCCCGCTGCAGCTCGAGGCGGAGCGGTCGTTCGTCGACGGCTGGCGCCGCCACGGCCTGGACGTCGACCTGGCCAGCCTGACCCATCCCGGGCAATACCACTATGTCCCGGAATATTTGTCCGCCCGCGGCTGGGCGACGGTGCAGCGCAGCGTCGCCGACCTGCTGGGAGCGGTGGGCCTGCCCGGCCTGCGGCGGGGCGGGCCCGGTCACACCGAGTTCGTGCCGGAATACCTCACCGCCACGCGGCCCTAG
- a CDS encoding MMPL family transporter — protein MLTRLARVAIAAPRRVIAGAILLAVLAAVFGIPAAATLPGGGFLDQTAESARAAAVLADKFHQGDMEMTLLVSSPAGVNEGPARMVGMDIVEQLGRSPFVAQVASPWNAPRPGFISADGKSALILVALNGGESSAPKHARELADRLARDRDGVTVRAGGMAVIYEELNRQTENDLLRMEFVAIPLSFAALVWVFGGLLAAALPILVGGFAILGALAVLRAVAVVADVSIFAVNVAVALALALGIDYTLLIISRYRDELAEGRCPREALPRTMATAGRTVLFSAMTVALALSALVIFPMYFLRSFAYAGVAVVAFAALAAMVVAPAVIVLLGDRLDALNVWDLGRRLFRRPPPPPVAIEQTFWYRTATLAMRHALPVGLAIIALLLALGAPFLGIKWGYPDDRVLPASSSARAVSDRIRQDFGADAATTVRVVIAHTEGLSTGELEEYAARLSRVPDASAVSSPTGTFVGGERKGPPSAPAGLAGGSAYLTVASGAPLYSAASDAQLDRLHAVPVPGDRRAEMTGMAQMNRDSVQAITSRLPLLFGFVGCVTLVLLFLLTGSVVLPVKAVLLNMLSLTTGFGALVWIFQDGHLGALGTTPTGTLVANIPVLMFCIAFGLSMDYEVFLLARIREYWLDSPRSRSDNDKSIALGVARTGRIITAAALLMSISFAALTSADVSFMRMFGVGLTLAVLIDATLVRVLLVPAFMHVFGRLNWWAPAPLARLRRRADARPVDAPRAPDPVG, from the coding sequence ATGCTGACGCGACTGGCCCGGGTCGCCATCGCCGCTCCGCGGCGAGTGATCGCGGGCGCGATCCTCCTCGCTGTCCTGGCCGCCGTGTTCGGCATCCCGGCCGCCGCGACCCTGCCCGGCGGCGGATTTCTGGACCAGACGGCCGAATCCGCGCGTGCGGCAGCGGTTCTGGCCGACAAGTTCCATCAGGGTGACATGGAGATGACGCTGCTGGTGAGCTCGCCGGCCGGCGTCAACGAAGGCCCCGCCCGGATGGTGGGCATGGACATCGTCGAACAGCTGGGCCGCTCGCCGTTCGTCGCCCAGGTGGCCTCCCCGTGGAATGCCCCGCGGCCGGGGTTCATCAGCGCCGACGGAAAGTCGGCGCTGATCCTGGTCGCGCTCAACGGTGGGGAAAGTAGCGCGCCGAAGCACGCCCGGGAGCTGGCGGACCGCCTCGCGCGCGACCGCGACGGCGTGACCGTACGGGCCGGCGGGATGGCCGTGATCTACGAAGAACTCAACCGGCAGACCGAAAATGACTTACTGCGAATGGAATTCGTCGCCATACCGTTGAGTTTCGCCGCGCTGGTATGGGTATTCGGCGGGTTGCTCGCCGCGGCACTGCCGATCCTGGTCGGCGGGTTCGCGATCCTGGGCGCACTCGCGGTGTTGCGCGCGGTGGCGGTGGTTGCGGACGTGTCGATCTTCGCCGTGAACGTCGCGGTGGCGCTGGCCTTGGCGTTGGGCATCGACTACACCCTGCTGATCATCAGTCGCTACCGCGACGAGCTGGCCGAGGGGCGCTGCCCCCGCGAAGCCCTCCCGCGCACCATGGCCACGGCCGGGCGCACCGTGCTGTTCTCCGCGATGACGGTGGCCCTGGCCCTTTCGGCGCTGGTGATCTTCCCCATGTACTTCCTCAGGTCGTTCGCCTACGCCGGGGTGGCGGTGGTGGCGTTCGCGGCGTTGGCCGCGATGGTGGTTGCGCCCGCCGTGATCGTCTTGTTGGGGGACCGGCTCGACGCGCTCAACGTGTGGGACTTGGGGCGCAGGCTGTTTCGGCGCCCGCCGCCACCCCCGGTGGCGATCGAACAGACCTTTTGGTATCGCACGGCCACGCTTGCCATGCGGCACGCCCTCCCGGTCGGCCTGGCGATCATCGCCCTCCTGCTGGCGCTGGGCGCACCGTTCCTCGGCATCAAATGGGGCTATCCCGACGATCGGGTGCTGCCGGCGTCATCGTCGGCGCGCGCCGTCAGCGACCGGATCCGCCAAGACTTCGGTGCCGATGCCGCGACCACGGTGCGGGTCGTCATCGCGCACACCGAGGGCCTGAGCACGGGCGAGCTCGAAGAGTACGCCGCGCGGCTGTCGCGGGTGCCCGACGCGTCGGCGGTGTCGTCGCCGACGGGGACCTTCGTCGGCGGCGAGCGGAAAGGACCGCCGTCCGCGCCGGCCGGCCTGGCGGGCGGCAGCGCCTACCTGACCGTGGCCAGCGGTGCGCCGCTGTATTCCGCGGCGTCTGACGCCCAGCTGGACCGCTTGCACGCGGTTCCGGTGCCCGGGGACCGCCGGGCCGAGATGACCGGCATGGCCCAGATGAATCGTGACTCGGTGCAGGCGATTACGTCGCGCTTGCCGTTGCTGTTCGGCTTCGTCGGGTGCGTCACGCTGGTGCTGCTTTTCCTGCTTACGGGCAGCGTGGTGCTGCCCGTCAAGGCGGTGCTGCTCAACATGCTGTCGTTGACGACGGGATTCGGCGCTTTGGTGTGGATCTTTCAAGACGGGCATCTGGGGGCGTTGGGCACCACCCCGACCGGCACGCTGGTCGCCAACATCCCGGTGTTGATGTTCTGCATCGCATTCGGATTGTCCATGGACTACGAGGTTTTCCTGCTGGCCCGCATCCGCGAGTACTGGCTGGACTCGCCGCGCAGCCGCTCCGACAACGACAAGAGCATCGCGTTGGGCGTCGCCAGGACGGGCCGGATCATCACGGCGGCGGCGCTGCTGATGTCGATCTCGTTCGCCGCCCTGACGTCCGCGGATGTCTCGTTCATGCGGA